From the genome of Fundidesulfovibrio putealis DSM 16056:
TTCACGATGAGAAGCGTCGGGTCGCCGGTCATGCCCTCGCTCATGGCCCCGAAGATGCCGGTGCCGCTCACGCAGAAGAGCACCATGATGGCCACGAACTTCTCCAGGAATTCGTCGTGGCTCAGGTCGCCGGAGGGCTTGGCGAATTTCTCGATCAGCGCGCGGGCCTTGGTGGCCAGCTTTTGGATTCCGGTCTCCAGGTGGACCAGCTCCCCGAAGATGGAACCCAGCACCAGGGCCAGCACCATGGGCGGCAGGGACTGGACCTTGACCACCATGGCCATCCCCAGCCCGAGCGAGGCGCACCCAAAGACCATGGGCATGCGCTCGCGCAGGTTGCGGCTCATGCGCGAGCCCAGGAAGGCCCCGGCCAGGCTCCCCGCGACCACCGTCGCCCCGTTCACATACGGACCAATCATACTTCCCCCTTGGTGAGCGGGCCTGTCCGTGTCCGGGCCTGCGCCGCGCTGAAGGCGCTTACTCCCCACGGGGCGGGGCGGCAAGGGGGATGTGTCGTCGGGATGCTCGGAAGCGGTCGGAAGTGGGAAGTTGTCGCAGCAAAAAATACGCACACTGAACAGGTTACAATTCCAGGGTATTTTCCCAGCCTTCGTCTCTCAAAAGGCCATCCCCGCTTCTGCTGTGTGGATTTCCGCGAGGCTTTTGGGTATGTTCGTTTGATGCGGCCTTTTGGCCGCTTCTTTCGATTTCAAGCCCGATTTCCCGCTCCAAGGAGACCTCATGCCCGCCGTGACCATACCTGCCGACCTGCCCGTGCCTCAGCTCAACCAGAACGCCAAGCTCGTGCTTTCCAAGCGCTACCTGCGCAAAGGCCCCGAGGGCGAACCCATGGAGACCGAACAGGAGCTGTTCTGGCGCGTGGCCCAGGCCATCGCCGCCCAGGAAGTGAATTACGCGAAGTCTTCCTGCACTGTCGAAGAGCTGGCGCGGACCTTCTACGACATGATGATCTCTTTCAAGTTCCTGCCCAACTCCCCCACGCTCATGAACGCGGGCACGGACCTGGGACAGCTGGCCGCCTGCTTCGTCATCCCCGTGGGCGACTCCATGGACGAGATTTTCGACGCGGTGAAGCACGCCGCGCTCATCCACAAGTCCGGCGGCGGCACCGGCTTCTCCTTCTCCCGCCTGCGCCCGGCCAGCGCCCGTGTGGGCTCCACCGGCGGCGTGGCATCCGGCCCGGTGTCCTTCATGCGCATCTTCAACACCGCCACCGAGCAGGTGAAGCAGGGCGGCACGCGCCGGGGCGCCAACATGGGCATCCTGCGCGTGGACCATCCGGACATCCTGGAGTTCATCCGCTGCAAGGAGCGCGAGGGCGACCTGAACAACTTCAACATCTCCGTGGCCCTGACCGAAGCCTTCATGCAGGCCGTGGAGGCCGACGAGCCCTACGACCTGATCGCCCCCCACACCCGGGAGGTCAAAGGCCAGCTCAAGGCGCGCGAGGTGTTCTCCATCCTGGTGCAGAAGGCCTGGGAGTCCGGCGATCCGGGCATCATTTTCCTGGACCGCATCAACCGCGACAACCCCACCCCGGCCCTGGGCGAGATCGAGTCCACAAATCCTTGCGGCGAGCAGCCCCTGCTGCCCTACGAGGCCTGCAACCTGGGCTCGATAAACCTGGCGCTCCTGG
Proteins encoded in this window:
- a CDS encoding DUF554 domain-containing protein codes for the protein MIGPYVNGATVVAGSLAGAFLGSRMSRNLRERMPMVFGCASLGLGMAMVVKVQSLPPMVLALVLGSIFGELVHLETGIQKLATKARALIEKFAKPSGDLSHDEFLEKFVAIMVLFCVSGTGIFGAMSEGMTGDPTLLIVKAILDLFTSAIFAATLGYTVVTLVVPQFIIQTSLFFGAALIMPLTTPTMVADFSACGGLIMLATGFRICGIKQFPVANMIPSLFMVMPLSALWSRLLG